In the genome of bacterium, the window ACCGGCGCCTGGTCGCAAGGCGTCGCCCGCCGCAGCGGTGCCGATGGTGGCAAAGATGCCGGCGCCGATGATGGCGCCGATGCCGAACAGCGTCAGTTGTAACGGCCCCAGGACCCGTTTAAGCTGATACTCGCTGCGATTGGCATCGCGATCGATGCCGTCCAACGATTTGGTGACGAATAACCGACCCAGGCGCGTTGTTCTTTCCATGGAATTCCCTGCCGTCCGATGCTTCAACCTGCGGGCGCCGCGTCCTCTGCTGAAACAGAGTTCCATCGCCCCTGCGGTACTTTCCGCTAAACCGCTTTTGCAGCCCTAGAACGCAAAATAATAGTCCGCCAGCAACACACGAAGAGGATTCGCATCCGCTTCACATAAACCCAAAGGATTGTGACGCCGCCATCCTTCAGCATACCGGCACCCCTTCACCGGCTTGGCCAACTCGCCGCCGAACTGCTTCATACTCTCCACCGGAGCCGACAGGGACTGGCTTTGGTCCAGCCATGCCTGCTGGCTGACATGCTCCGCCAACATGGCGGATTTGATCTCCATCACCGCATCGATGGTGATGAGAAAATCCGGCTGCACCCATTGATTCAGTTGATCGCGGTTGCCATGGGGCTGGGCATGGTAGACGCAGACCGGATTCTCCACCGGCGCCACGGTCGGTTCGGTGATAAAGTTGGGCATGCTGCGGGTAAAGGCTGCGGTCACACCCAGCCGGCAGGCGTTCATATGGTCTTCCATATAATCCTGAGGCGAGTGCAGCAGCAGAATATCGGGTGCGATGGTGCGGAAAACAGCCGCAACCCGGCGCACCAGCGACGGCTCGTAGAAAATTTCCAGATCATTGGTCAGCGCAGGATGCCAAATCGCAGAGAGATGCTTGGCTGCATTCCGACACTCGCGCTCTCGTACGGCGGCGATCGCCGCAGCATCCAGGCTGGTAGACCCGCAGGAACCGTTAGCCAGCGTCAGGGTGTGAACCGTGCAGCCACTGTGGGCCAGCAGAGCCAGGGTGCCGGCCATCAAAAATTCGATGTCATCCGGATGGGCGGATATCGCCAGAACCACTGCCATTTCAGTGCATCTCCACTTCGCAAACGCCCACGGCCGGACGATAAAAATTGAACTGTACGTTGGGATGATCGGCCAGCAGGGACATGGGCACCGCTGTATCAACGATCTTTTTCGAAATCATCAGCGTGGTAAGACGCATGCCGAATGGATTATCATGCACGCCGGGATGCCAGATGGAAACCTTCTCCGCCTTCCAGGTCTCCTGCGGTCCGACGGTCACTGCCTGGGCCGGCACGTTCTGCACAGCCCCGCCGCCGGAGGTGCGCGCGTTCTGCATCAGGGTGATCGGATGCAGATCGACGACACGGGTGGCGAGCGACCGGAACTCGGCGGCCGTCGGCGGCCGTTCCTTCCAGGCACCCTCGCGCTTTACCGGATCGTTGAACGCCCAGTGTTTCACTTCCCCCTGCCCCCCCTGCATGACCACACAGCGCGCATGATCCCAGCTTTTTCGATACGCCTCGCTTTCAGCAGCGGGAAAATGCAGGTTCTCCTTGGGCATAGCCAATTCCGGACGGATGCGGTTAAAGCACAGCTCCAGATCGGCTTTGGCAAATCCCAAGGGAAAGTCCGGCCCCACCTCCCGCCCGTCCACCACCCATTCATCCATGCCCCAGAAATGGCAGTGGCGCAGAGACAGTCCCAGGCTGTTGACCAATTGGGCCACCAGAGGCAACTGCTCGGTGGGTCCGATGGGTCCGCAGATGCCGGCCGGCTGTTCCTCTGTGGCCTGCTGCCAACTGGTAATATATTCCAAGGCTTCGGCCAAA includes:
- a CDS encoding LmbE family protein — encoded protein: MAVVLAISAHPDDIEFLMAGTLALLAHSGCTVHTLTLANGSCGSTSLDAAAIAAVRERECRNAAKHLSAIWHPALTNDLEIFYEPSLVRRVAAVFRTIAPDILLLHSPQDYMEDHMNACRLGVTAAFTRSMPNFITEPTVAPVENPVCVYHAQPHGNRDQLNQWVQPDFLITIDAVMEIKSAMLAEHVSQQAWLDQSQSLSAPVESMKQFGGELAKPVKGCRYAEGWRRHNPLGLCEADANPLRVLLADYYFAF
- a CDS encoding glucosamine-6-phosphate isomerase translates to MRNKSRVAPDWWDYTTLDRDLLDEAARLTEKDLHGLQRDGFRVCFYDTIQEFYLAEALEYITSWQQATEEQPAGICGPIGPTEQLPLVAQLVNSLGLSLRHCHFWGMDEWVVDGREVGPDFPLGFAKADLELCFNRIRPELAMPKENLHFPAAESEAYRKSWDHARCVVMQGGQGEVKHWAFNDPVKREGAWKERPPTAAEFRSLATRVVDLHPITLMQNARTSGGGAVQNVPAQAVTVGPQETWKAEKVSIWHPGVHDNPFGMRLTTLMISKKIVDTAVPMSLLADHPNVQFNFYRPAVGVCEVEMH